Genomic DNA from Equus asinus isolate D_3611 breed Donkey chromosome 10, EquAss-T2T_v2, whole genome shotgun sequence:
TTTGCTCTGAGCCACTGATGCCTTGACTGTGTGTGGGGAGACAAGGCGGGGGGAGGCCACCCCCGTAATCAGATCTGCCAGAGCCAGCAGGGTGTGCTTGGCTCCGAAAACACCCACATTTCACACCCCAAGTCCCCTCTCCTCCAAAGTTTCCTGGGAGGAGAGGGTTCTCTGTGTCCGACGGCTTGGTGAACGGCTGGTCAGGGACACGCAGGTCTTAATTAGGAGCCTGTGCGTGGCACTGGCTGTGGGAGTAGGGCTGCCCGTGGGCTCCTGTGACGTGGTGTGGGATGGTGCTTTCCAGAGCGCTTGGCGAGGCCACTGCCAAGGAGCGGGCACCTTGTGAGCGGGCAAGAGGCTCTGGCGTGCGGGGGCAGGCGGGAGGCCCAAGGGTCTGGCATCCTGGTCTCAAGGCTGCATCCCTGAACCCCTGGCTCCCTGAGAGGCCACAAGGGCTCTGCTCGGATCTGGGGAGTCAGGGAGGTGGCGGGGTCCCGAAGCCCAGGCCCTGCGTCCTCCAGGGAAGGGAGGAGCCCACTCTCCCCAGGAGGAGTGACCCTGAGGCTGGGGAGCTGTGGCTGGGCGAGGGGGACGGTGAAGGGGGGGTCTCCCCGGCAGAAAGCTCTGTGCCTACTCCTCGGCGGGGTGCAGCAGGCCCACCCCAGCTGGCGCGTGTGCATGGCCCATCTTCCCTGTAAGGCGGGGATGGATCGAATGAAGGGGGCTTCGTGGTTTGTGTCAAAGCGGTGTGTGGTAAGAGCGCGTGAGAAGGGCTACCCTGGACGACTTTGTGTGTTTTTAAGGAAACATGTTGGTTTCTCCCAAGTAACTGCTGATCGCTGCACGATTCCGGCGCAGAGAAGGGGCCGGGGCCTTGGGGTACAGCGTGGCCATTTTGGTGGGGACTGTTTGTCTCTCTGTAGGTTTTCCATGGCCTCTGATAATGTCGGAAAGCAGTGGAAATGAGACAAGCACGGTCAGGGCGGGCCTGCGACTGCGCAGAACACGTCCCTACCTTCCAGGTGGCACTTATGTGTACGAGGTCACCAGCCTGGCTGCCGCCTCCACGGGGGGCCTCTCCCTAGGCGCCCTGCTGCCTGCCTCACCCCTCCCGCCTCGGGGCACCCTCCAGCTTGTGGCCCCTCGCAGCCCCCATGGCATGTTTGGGGTGTCCCCTGCTGACCGCCCTCCTGCCCCGTGGCCACCAGCCAGGCCTCGAGCCTGGGACCCATGTGACCAGCCGCAGAGGACGAAGGAGGCCGAGGCTCTGAGGGGCGATGCATCCTGCCCAGAGCCCCACGGCAgggagggccagggccagggccggCCTGACGGAGTGACCCTCGCACCACTGGCTCCCCAGACAGCTGTATCCTGAGGGCAGCTCGCCCAAGGCCCAGGGGCTGTGGAGGGCTCAGTGAGCAGGGCCGCAGGGCGGCATCTGGGGGGCCCGGACTCCACGTCAGGGGGCTGTGCAGGGCCCAAGGGTGAGGGACTTCTTCTCTGAAGCCTCTGCCCAAGGGTGGGGATGAGGGGTTGGCACAGCCTGCATTGAGGGCGTTGGCGGTCACACAGGGCCCTGGGCCCTCAGAGCTGGCCGGATTCACAGGGCAGGAGCTGGATCAGTTTTCCAGAGGTTGGGTTCATCCTGGGACGTGGTCCTGTCCGCTTCCTCCCACAGCAGCGCCGTGGGGAGACAGCGTGGTGGGAACAGCTGCTTCTCAGGCTGTTCCTGGCCCACAGCCACTGGAGCACTTCTCAGCTCTTGGGGGTGGGGGCCCAGCAGGGAGGGGCCTAGATGCAACCCCGCCCCTCAGAGGGCAGGAGGCAAGGACAGATGATGgctgagcccccagcccccactgaGAGCATGGAGGGTGGGGGCCCCCTTGTAGGATGCGGaatgggggcggggctgggatcAGATCCTGTCTGTGCAGCCTTGACTGGCTTGCCAACCCTCTCTTAGCCTTGGTCGTCCTCGGTGGGGatgagggctggccccaggccgcCGTGGCCGCTCTGGAGGATGATGTTTGGCACATGGCCCCCTGGCTGGGCTACTGGGACCTGAAGGGAAGTGGCATTTGGAGCTCAACCGCTGCGCACGGAGGGTCTTGCTGTTGTCACAGACTCATGCCTTCTTCCCGGTGCCCCGAGCCCTGGCGGTGAGGAGGGCATGCAGCAAGGGTCAGGCATAGGCCTGGGCCACAGCCGTGTGAGGGTCCCTGTGGTCTGGAATGATGATGTGGAGGGGCACTGGTCCCCCAGGCTTGGCTGTGTGAGGGGCAGCCTGTGACCCCtcctgtctgtgcccaggatggaGGCCTCGTGCCTGGAGCTGGCCCTGGAGGGTGAACGTCTCTGCAAGGCCGGGGACTTCAAGGCAGGCGTGGCCTTCTTCGAGGCCGCCGTGCAGGTGGGCACCGAGGACCTGAAGACTCTGAGCGCCATCTACAGCCAGCTGGGCAATGCCTACTTCTACCTGAAGGAGTACGCCCGGGCACTGGACTACCACCGGCACGACCTGCTGCTGGCCCGGTGAGCCGAGGGGCGCAGGCGTGCACGCCAGGGCGCAGGCGTGGCTGTGCCTCCCCTGCTGGTCAGGCATCTGGGTGCCCTGCCCTCGGGAGTGGCAGTCACATGCGATCACAGTGGTGGGGCTCTCAGGGTCCAAGGGAACCCAGAGGGGGCACCCCTAACCTGGGGGAGGCCGGGGGCTCTGGACATGCCCCCAGGGGGCTTTGTTTGAGCTGAGACATGTGTGAGCATGTCTGTATGTTTCCACGGGTGTGAGTGTGGCATAGCCCGGTattctctgtctgtttctcttctgGTCCACCCCTGTGCGTGTGCTTATCTCTGGGACTGTGTGTGTCTGGGGGGGTGACCACCTCTTTCCTGCCCCCGTGTTCCTCACTGTCTCCGTTCTCCTCCGGCCTCAAGGCCTTGGTCCATGCTGTTCTCACCCCGGGACACCCTTCCCTTGCTATTCCTgccttcctctgcccctcccctgctcctcagGCCTGCATCAGCCCAGACCtcccaggtgggggtggggctcctGGCAGCTCCACACCAACCCCGCCCACAGGCCctccccccccccgaccccccagCAGCCAGAGAGCCCACATCGGGTCCTCAACACCGGCCAGTGTGTAGTGCCAGCGGGCACATGGCAAATATTCACCAAATGAGTGGTCGTAAAGTTAATTCTCACTGCATGGCCCCCCAAATCTCCCTGTCTCCATCCGGGGTCCTCCCCGAGCCCCAGCAACTGCAGGCTGCACTGAGGCCTCTCCCAGACCCGGCCCAGCAGGAGTCGCCCGCCAACCATGGACCCCTGCCCAGCATTAGCCTGGTGGCCTCGGGCTCCTGGTCAGCCTGGGGCTGGTCCTCCAAGGCCCTCACCTGCCCTCCCCCGGGCTCCCTGCTTGGCTCAGGGTCTCAGCTGGCCCTCAGCCCGGCCCCTCACTCCTGCCTGCTCTCTAGGACCATCGGTGACCGCATGGGGGAGGCCAAGGCCAGCGGGAACCTGGGCAACACGCTCAAGGTCCTGGGCCGCTTTGACGAGGCTGTCGTCTGCTGCCAGCGGCACCTGGACATCGCCCAGGAGCAGGGGGACAAGGTGGGTCCTCGGCCCCTGGCTGcctgcctctcctgcccctgACCTGTGGCCCCTGTCCAGGTCTGCGATTGGGGCCAGCAGGTGATGCCCCACTCACAGCCCCACGCTGCCCCCCACGAGAGGAAGATGGGAGGATAGTCCCCATCCAAAATGTGGGGCCTCTGGCTCCCTAAGCTGGAGTCCCCAGCCCCCCATCTTCTGCCCCTCTCACTGACCTCccctgaatctgccagcaccccCAGTCACTCCTTCCGGGCCCAGAGGGGGACAGAGGGCACGGCTTTGGGAGGAAGCCTCGCTGGAGAGGCAGATGTCAATgaaacagcagcagcagacaGGGCAGCAGGGGCTCTGGCCGTGTGCTGACGTGTGACCTTCCTGCTTATCTCCATAATCCTGGAGTTGAGCGTCCCTGTAACCGAtacagacgaggagactgaggctggagaggtgacGTGACTTGTCCCAGGTCACGGCCAGAGGTGGCCAAGCTAAGCCAGGAGCCCCTACCCCTGGGCGTCAGAGAGGGGCCTGGCCACTCCGATGGGAGAGAGGGTGGCCgagaggggcagagctgggctcccCCAACTCCTTGGAGCTCCACCCCTACCTCAGCATCTGGCCTTGGTAACAGCTTCCCCCCAGGTCCTTGCCTTTGGGGCCCCAGGAACAGTGGGGACGGTGAGCCAGGTGGCAGGCATGAGGCCAGATGCATGCATGCCTCCGGGTGACTTCCCCAGCCAGCTGCCTGGGGCGGCGGGCTCCTTGAGGGTGGTGGCTGCAGAGGCGCCCCCCACACCTCGGTGCCGCCTGCAGGTCGGGGAGGCGAGGGCACTCTACAACATCGGCAACGTGTACCATGCCAAGGGCAAGCAGCTGTCTTGGAACGCCGCACAGGACCCTGGGCACCTGCCGCCTGATGTTCGCGAGACACTGCGCAGGGCCTCCGAGTTCTACGAGTGAGTGGGGTGGGCGCGGTGCCCGCAGGGCCGAGGGCCAGGGTTTGTCCATCATTCCACACCCACCTCCGGAGCCGCTGCCTGCCGGGCACAGGGACTTGGTGGCAGCCCCAAGCACAGGGCGCCCACACGGGCCCACCACCTCCTGGATGGTGACAGCCAGGCCggccctcctgcccacccctgccTGCACTGGTCCTCAGGGTCTGGGAGGACTCCGCCAGGCCCCGGTGTTTCCACGCTCGTTCATCCACAGCAGTGGAGAGAAGGGGGAGCTGCTGAGCCAAAGCCACATGTGGCATTTAGCAAACAGTGGCTGGAAGAAGGGCCGGATGGTGGGCCGAGCCTCTGGGTGTGGGAGAACCCTTCCCCGGGAGAAGAGGCTGCACCTGAGAAccagagttgggggtggggagccccAAGCTGAGCCCCGGAGCTCAGACAACACCTGCTCCAGTGCCAGCGGAGCCAAGCAGGCTGCACCCCGAGCCGCCATCTTTTTGGGGCACAGGAATGGACACACCCCGGAGGGACacgccctgggggaggggcagatcCTCTTTCCTGGGCAGGAGGGTCACTTGGGCAGGCTTCCCTCACAGTGGGAGGGACACGGCTCAGACAGCTCTGTCCCCAGGAGGAACCTGTCCCTGGTGAAGGAGCTGGGGGACCGGGCGGCCCAGGGCAGGGCCTACGGCAACCTGGGCAACACCCACTACCTGCTGGGGAGCTTCGTGGAGGCCACGACCTTCCACAAGGAGGTGAGTGGCCAGTGGGGCGGGCGGCGGCAGGGGTCGGGGTACCCCACTGGCCTCCCTACTTCATCTGGGTTTGGTGCTGGGGCTCCAAGGGCTGCTCCCTCTGGACACAGACATGGGGCCAGCCATCCTGCCGTCCACGTCGGGTCCTGGGGCTGCTCTGTGACCCCCCGGGTCTTGGGTCTGTGTCCTCAGCGCCTGGCCATCGCTAAGGAATTTGGAGACAAGGCGGCCGAGAGGAGAGCCTACAGCAACCTGGGGAACGCCCACATCTTCCTGGGGCGCTTCGATGTGGCCGCTGAGTACTACAAGTAGGCATCCCCAAGCCCTGGCCAGGGCGGGGGGCCTGAGGAGGGCACGGGCGGGGCGCCGGGACACGAGGCCAAGGAGGTGCCCGCCCAGAGGTGGGGGTGCATCTGACCTCCCGGCCTCCCCAGGGCCAGGTGGGCTTCTGGGCCTCCCCAGAAGGACAGACTGACAAGCCCATGTCGGGGCACCAGGGACAGGGATAAGCGCCATGCCCTCACTGGGCCAGTGCTGGCCGAGGCCGTGGGCAGCACACAGCTGGCCTTGGCTGAGGGCCTATGGTGCTGGTTACTGGGGGCAACCCAGAGTTGTGTTTGCTGCTCGTGACGGCTCTGGGTGCAGGTGTAACCACTCCTGCGTGGACTCGGGAGGGTAAGGACCATGGGCTCCGGTGTCCCTGACTTGTGCTGAGACTGTCTCTGAGCCATCTGCCTCCTGGCCTGAGTAGCAGAGCCATGGCCACCAGGTGGAGACCAGGTCACCAGCGTTAATGCCTTGTGTCAGGACCCGAGCCCCCAGTGGGGAGGCTGAGGCTCAGGGTGGTGAAGTGACTGGCCAGGGTGGGCAGAGCCTGGTGGGGCCCTGTCTGTCTGGTTCCAGCAGAGTCAGGTGCTGCAGCCATCTGAGGTTGGGGACGAGGCCGGGCCCCGGAGAAACCCCAGTGGGATCTTGGGCTGGAGGCCTCTGGGTGGGTGGGCTGCTTCCCCATCACCCACTGTCTAGCCCTTTGGAGGGGGCCGGATGGGCACTGGGAGCCTCCTTCCTGGGTGCTGACACCCCCCCAACCCTCGTCCCCATGCAGGAAGACGCTGCAGCTGTCGCGGCAGCTCCAGGACCAGGCAGTGGAGGCGCAGGCCTGCTACAGCCTTGGCAACACCTACACGCTGCTACAGGACTACGAGCGGGCCGCTGAGTACCACCTGCGGCACCTGCTCATCGCGCAGGAGCTGGCTGACAGGTGCGCGGCGTGGACGTGGGATGGGGGCCGTGGGCAGACCTGGCCCAAGGGCTCCGACAGCCCCTGCTGGCTGAACTGCGAGCTGATTGCCGCGGCCTTGGCCCTGCTCCGCCACCTACCACCGGGGACCCTGAGCAGGGCGGctgcctgggcctcagcctccctCCATCTGTGGCCCACGCGGCTCACTAAGTGGGACAGGGTGAAACGTGGTGGACGCTGGGCCGGCCACTTGCAGCCACCCTTAGTGCACAGTGGTCGGGGGGTGCGCCCCAGTCGCCCCTCCATCGCCCCTCTGAGCCACTTCCGTATCTATGTGAGCATGAGTCTCTacggagagacagacagacggagCACTGGTAAACACACAGCCATACATGCTGGTCTGGGGGCAGTGGCTGGAGCAAGGGGCCTCAGAGCCCCAGGCCGTGGGCTTCTCCGGGTGGTAGAGAGAAGCTTCTGGAAGGTGTTCTCCTAGGGGGCTTGGTATGGTCCACACTATCTTTCTGGTGATAGAGACATTCTGGAACGAGGTGGTGGTGACGTCACGGATTGTAAATGTACGCAGTGCCACTGAAGTGTGCACTttaaagtggttaagtttacgttaCGTGATTTTTACCTAATTGAGAAGTTAATGACCCAGGGACTGGGGTCACTGCCCCCAAGGGTGGAGGGAGCCACAGGTGAGAACCTCGCCGGCCACTAGGGGGCACGTGAGGCCAAGCTGGGAACCACGCCCACAGACAGCCAGAGCGCCCTGCCCGCCACTCCACTCCATCACCCCTCTCCCAGCGCACCGAGCTGCCCACGCCCTGTCCTCTCCTGTCCTTCCCACCTCCCATCACGATGGGCCTGACCACCTGGACGCTGGGGGGCTTGGGACAGCTGGGCTCTGGGCAGGCTGGCAGGCCTAGGGGGCACAGACATGGACTCAGTTTCCCTTCCTGGCAGAGTGGGCGAAGGCCGGGCATGCTGGAGTCTGGGGAATGCCTACGTGTCCATGGGGAGCCCAGCGCAGGCCCTGACATTTGCCAAGAAGCACCTGGAGATCTCCCAGGAGGTGAGCCGGGCTCGCCCTCCCTTTGGCCCCCAACCACTGCCTTAGCCGGCCTCGAGGCCCTTCAGGTGCTGCCCAGCCCACTCCAGACCAGCCAGGTGCCTTCGTGTGCCCTGGGCTCTTTCTGGGCTCCATGCTGCGTGGGGGCCCAGCCATGGCCCTCCTTCAGAGACCTGGAGGCCGCTTGTCGGCCAtagctggggtgggtggggcggCAGGGACCTGCTTTCCACCCCCAGAGCATTAGTGTCCCTGCTGGGCAGGCCCACAGCCGGGTCCTTCTGTTGGATGGGGTTCCTGTGCCTGACTCCCAGGGAGGAAATGACCTACCAGAGGCAGCCCAGGGGCACGAAGGTACAGCGCCTCTGGGAGATCCTCCCCTGGGATGCCTCAGCTGGATGCCTTCCTGGGGAAAGTGGGCAGGGTCTCCGAGGGCCTGTCCACCCAGCATCCTCCCACTGTGGTCAGGGCAGCCCTAACCGGGGCACTGCATGGTCGTCACTGGTGGACTCCGGCTCCCTGGCTCCTGGTctgtcctctcctgccctccccccacctgcttCTCAGCCCCCACCCGCCTCCAGGAAGCAGCTCAAAGGCAGGTTCACACCACCTCCCTCCAGCCCACCACAGGGCCCGCCAGGACCCACCGCAGCCCTGTGTCCGTGGGCAGGCAAGGCCCAGAGGTGCCCAGGTGGAGGTGCCGAGGAGCAGGAAAGCTGGGGCCGGGAGAGGTCCAGCCTGGAGAGCCCTTGCACCAGGGCTGCTGGCAGGGCCACGCCACGTCCCCCTGAGCGCACTCGGGGGCAGCAGTGGCCCTGAGCTCTGTGCAGAAGTCCTGCTCTGCCGGCCTCCTTCCGGCTTGCTCCTGGCGATGCTCGTAGCCTCTGCCACGGGAGTCCTCCCTTTGAGCCCCTGCTCTGAGCTGGGAGCCTGGTGGGCGCCTGTGAAGCCCCGGGGGCTGGGAAGGAGTAGGCCAACAGCCCCCAGGAGGGCGCCCAAGAAGGAGGGTCCCCCACGGCACTTGGCCAGGCTGCCCGAGGTCCCAAGCATTCTTGGGGTGTGTGGGGTCTCCCTGGGGCATGTGAAGCCCCCCACACAAGGACAGACCCCCAGACTCTGCGTCTGGGGCACTTTGAGGCCTGGTTCTCTTGGAGGCCCAGGGGTCAGTGACTGTCCCGTGGTGGAAGCCCGCAGCAGGGCCCGCCTGCCCACTGACCTGCCCCACTCGGCTGCAGATCGGGGACCGCAACGGGGAGCTCACGGCCCGCATGAATGTGGCACAGCTGCAGCTGGCGCTGGGCCGGCTGACCAGCCCGGCGGCCGCGGAGAAGCCTGACCTGGCTGGCTACGAGGCCCAGGGTGAGTTCCCGGGATGAGCGGGGGTGGTGGAGGGGGCATTCCGTTCCCCGCACGCTCAGACCTCCACCTGGGATTCAGGGGCCTTGGTGGGCAGGGGTGTGGCAGGAGGGGGCCTTGGGTGGAGGGAGCCGCTGGCTCATGCTGGGCCCCGGGGCAGCACTGGGGCCTCTGGGTTTGGGTTAGGAGGTGGGCTTTGACCCTAAACAGGGGACTTTCTAACAGAGCTGCCCCCGGATGGAAAGGGGCCCCTCAGGAGGTGGCGAGCCTGTGCCCCTGGAGGGTGTCGGCATCTGAgccccttctctgccctgctccaGAGTTCgcagtggggtggggagtgacttGGTGTCCAGGGTGTTGGGCATACAGACGGGGGGCCCTGCTTCCCTGGGGCAAGTCAGGGATCAGGGGAGACTGGAGGGGCAGGAGAGAAATGGGCATTCAGGGGCCGGGGGCAGCATAACCAAAAGGGTGGCCCAGATTTGGGGCATTTAGTCAGTTCTTGATGGTCTCTGGGGCAGCAAGGGCCTGTGGCCACCCTGAGCCCCTGAATTTATCATCTGGTGGCACCATCACCGGCAGGGGCAGGAAAAGGAGGCAAGggctgctccctgccctccccggCTGCTCCCCTCTCCAGGGCTGAGGACCCCCtccaggctgggggctgggcttcCAGGACTGGAGTGGgagggggctgctgggaggagggagggctggtcagccaagaggtggaaggagCCGTGCACGGGATGCCAGTCAGGTAAGGTCCTCCGATCAGCTGCGACCACTATAATGCCCTCATTCACAGGCTGCTGGTCACTCAACACAGGTCAGCGATGCTGTGCACACAAGGACAGAATGTTCCCTGCAaagcaaatatattaataaatacgGGAGGCAGGGGGCCACCCTGAGCTGGCTTCTCGAGGCAGCTGCTGGTGGGTGTGGGGCGGgctctgggcacagacatagccaccccctccccgcccACATGGCCACCAACCCTTGGGTCCTGAGTTTTCAGGGAGTCTGGCTCCAGCCCTCTCACAGCGGTGTTCCCAGGGGTGcccaccctgccccagcctccagaTCCCCCCCAGGCTTGCTCAGAGCCAGGCGGGGAAGCAGGTCCTGGCCGTGGTGGTGGGTCTCTGGGGTTTCTGTGCCATAATGGTCATGGGTTTCTgatgatggcctgtcctgggagaTGGAGGGCACATGTCACCCCCTACTCAGAGGATGAGGATggaagatgggagggagggagcaaaggCTTCTGGGACCCTCAGCTGTCCTTGTTTTGGGGGTGCTGTGGCTGATGGGGATGGGATGGAGTGTGGCCCCCTtgtcccccaccctgccccgggATGTACAGTCTGCTACCTCCTCTCCGGGCCGGGTTTTCCAAGGGTGGTCGCTCTGCCCAGAGACCCCGGCCCTACCAGGCCACCCTCTGGGAACCCCAGCAgcagtgggggcagggctgggcccagcATCTGGAAAGGCTCCCACGGAGGCACGGCCCAGCTCCGGGCTCTCCTGACATGTCCCTTCTTCTCCGAGCTGAGGGAAGGGGGGGCACACGGCGGTTAACGGCCAGGCTGGGCCCGAACAAGGCAGCTCTGTCCTCTGCCCCACGCCGGCGCCGCAGCTCTGCCCTGTGCCTGGACCCTTCCCGGCCAGGGCCCCCGGAGGCCTCCTCCCCACCTGCAGGGCGGCCAGCAGACGCCGGGAAGAGGCCATCCTCCCAGGAGGTGCAGCCTGCCCAGACCCGGGAGGCAGGTCTGGGGGCCCCGGACAGCCCTGGGGGACCCCAGCCCTGGGATGCCATTGCTGGGGGCAGGCCGGGGCCCTCCGTCTGGGTGGCCCTGGAGGAGACCCTGCTCAGGTGAGCCGGGCCGGACGGGGCCTTGTGGAGGAGCCAGTGCAGGGCCTTCCGCAGGGGCCACATCATTCGTTCACTCGTTCATTCAGTGCTACTGCGCCTGCGGTGGGGGGCTGGCCTGATTGCCAGAGGGCCCAGCACCTGCCTTCTGGAAACTGCCCGTTGGTGGGGGTGCACATCCAGAGCCCATCAGTTTGGGGCATGGATGACGGGGGCCAGGTGAGCACCCTGGAGGGGCAGTGACCCAGTCTGGGCAAGCAGGAGCACCTCCAGGGAAGATGAGGAGGAATTCTGGGAGGATGGTGCTGGGGAGCCGGTGGGCATGGCCTTTGTGGGGGCGTGGCCTTGGGTTGTGGGCATGGCCTGTGGTGGGCGGCAGGAGGCCAGGCCTGCAGGCTTCTCTTTGCTGTCTTGATAGAAACAAGGGCCCTTTGTGTGGCCGCAGGACCAAAGCCCCCTGCGGTTCAGTCTCTAACCTTATGGCCCTCATGGCCCCCCCAACAGAGGCCCCAGAGCCAGTCTGGGTGGGCGGGACACCTCCAAGGCACTGTGGCCTGGGCTGGTCAGTCCTCTGGGTCCCCGGGTGTACCCCACCCTGCACATCCCCACGAGGGCACTGCGCAGGTGGGGCGTGCGAGGGAGGCCCCACTGCAGCCCTTGAGAGGGCCAAGCGATCAGTGCATTAGAGGAAGGATCCAGCCCTGAGCCTGCAGGCTGCCCGCCTGCTCTCTGAACGTCCCTCTGCCTGTCCCTCATGGGCCTGGGCTGTCCTCTGTCCCACAAGGGGGCTGTGGGACACACGCCCCACGGCAGGCTGCCTTCTCAG
This window encodes:
- the GPSM1 gene encoding G-protein-signaling modulator 1 isoform X7 — its product is MEASCLELALEGERLCKAGDFKAGVAFFEAAVQVGTEDLKTLSAIYSQLGNAYFYLKEYARALDYHRHDLLLARTIGDRMGEAKASGNLGNTLKVLGRFDEAVVCCQRHLDIAQEQGDKVGEARALYNIGNVYHAKGKQLSWNAAQDPGHLPPDVRETLRRASEFYERNLSLVKELGDRAAQGRAYGNLGNTHYLLGSFVEATTFHKERLAIAKEFGDKAAERRAYSNLGNAHIFLGRFDVAAEYYKKTLQLSRQLQDQAVEAQACYSLGNTYTLLQDYERAAEYHLRHLLIAQELADRVGEGRACWSLGNAYVSMGSPAQALTFAKKHLEISQEIGDRNGELTARMNVAQLQLALGRLTSPAAAEKPDLAGYEAQGARPKRTQRLSAETWDLLRLPLEREQNGDSHHSGDWRGPGRDLLPLPVRSRKYQEGPDTAERRPREGGHSPLDSADVRVQVPHTSVPRAPSADEECFFDLLSKFQSSRMDDQRCPLEEGQPGAAEATAAPNLEERIARPRPASGLTRSGPAAAQPSLTASPQTEEFFDLIASSQSRRLDDQRASVGSLPGLRITHNNLGHLRGDGDPQEPGDDFFNMLIKCQSSRIDDQRCPPPDVLPRGPTMPDEDFFSLIQRVQAKRMDEQRVDLAGSPEQDVGGPPEPRQQCQPGAS
- the GPSM1 gene encoding G-protein-signaling modulator 1 isoform X4, with the translated sequence MLASTTEGQPVALSLAEKAVCKVVYGAPRPRPLLLPVGLELWLYVQKMRNLQRRRMEASCLELALEGERLCKAGDFKAGVAFFEAAVQVGTEDLKTLSAIYSQLGNAYFYLKEYARALDYHRHDLLLARTIGDRMGEAKASGNLGNTLKVLGRFDEAVVCCQRHLDIAQEQGDKVGEARALYNIGNVYHAKGKQLSWNAAQDPGHLPPDVRETLRRASEFYERNLSLVKELGDRAAQGRAYGNLGNTHYLLGSFVEATTFHKERLAIAKEFGDKAAERRAYSNLGNAHIFLGRFDVAAEYYKKTLQLSRQLQDQAVEAQACYSLGNTYTLLQDYERAAEYHLRHLLIAQELADRVGEGRACWSLGNAYVSMGSPAQALTFAKKHLEISQEIGDRNGELTARMNVAQLQLALGRLTSPAAAEKPDLAGYEAQGARPKRTQRLSAETWDLLRLPLEREQNGDSHHSGDWRGPGRDLLPLPVRSRKYQEGPDTAERRPREGGHSPLDSADVRVQVPHTSVPRAPSADEECFFDLLSKFQSSRMDDQRCPLEEGQPGAAEATAAPNLEERIARPRPASGLTRSGPAAAQPSLTASPQTEEFFDLIASSQSRRLDDQRASVGSLPGLRITHNNLGHLRGDGDPQEPGDDFFNMLIKCQSSRIDDQRCPPPDVLPRGPTMPDEDFFSLIQRVQAKRMDEQRVDLAGSPEQDVGGPPEPRQQCQPGAS
- the GPSM1 gene encoding G-protein-signaling modulator 1 isoform X5 encodes the protein MAGPAPPAADELPGPARRLYSRMEASCLELALEGERLCKAGDFKAGVAFFEAAVQVGTEDLKTLSAIYSQLGNAYFYLKEYARALDYHRHDLLLARTIGDRMGEAKASGNLGNTLKVLGRFDEAVVCCQRHLDIAQEQGDKVGEARALYNIGNVYHAKGKQLSWNAAQDPGHLPPDVRETLRRASEFYERNLSLVKELGDRAAQGRAYGNLGNTHYLLGSFVEATTFHKERLAIAKEFGDKAAERRAYSNLGNAHIFLGRFDVAAEYYKKTLQLSRQLQDQAVEAQACYSLGNTYTLLQDYERAAEYHLRHLLIAQELADRVGEGRACWSLGNAYVSMGSPAQALTFAKKHLEISQEIGDRNGELTARMNVAQLQLALGRLTSPAAAEKPDLAGYEAQGARPKRTQRLSAETWDLLRLPLEREQNGDSHHSGDWRGPGRDLLPLPVRSRKYQEGPDTAERRPREGGHSPLDSADVRVQVPHTSVPRAPSADEECFFDLLSKFQSSRMDDQRCPLEEGQPGAAEATAAPNLEERIARPRPASGLTRSGPAAAQPSLTASPQTEEFFDLIASSQSRRLDDQRASVGSLPGLRITHNNLGHLRGDGDPQEPGDDFFNMLIKCQSSRIDDQRCPPPDVLPRGPTMPDEDFFSLIQRVQAKRMDEQRVDLAGSPEQDVGGPPEPRQQCQPGAS
- the GPSM1 gene encoding G-protein-signaling modulator 1 isoform X6, whose protein sequence is MAGPAPPAADELPGPARRLYSRMEASCLELALEGERLCKAGDFKAGVAFFEAAVQVGTEDLKTLSAIYSQLGNAYFYLKEYARALDYHRHDLLLARTIGDRMGEAKASGNLGNTLKVLGRFDEAVVCCQRHLDIAQEQGDKVGEARALYNIGNVYHAKGKQLSWNAAQDPGHLPPDVRETLRRASEFYERNLSLVKELGDRAAQGRAYGNLGNTHYLLGSFVEATTFHKERLAIAKEFGDKAAERRAYSNLGNAHIFLGRFDVAAEYYKKTLQLSRQLQDQAVEAQACYSLGNTYTLLQDYERAAEYHLRHLLIAQELADRVGEGRACWSLGNAYVSMGSPAQALTFAKKHLEISQEIGDRNGELTARMNVAQLQLALGRLTSPAAAEKPDLAGYEAQGARPKRTQRLSAETWDLLRLPLEREQNGDSHHSGDWRGPGRDLLPLPVRSRKYQEGPDTAERRPREGGHSPLDSADVRVQVPHTSVPRAPSADEECFFDLLSKFQSSRMDDQRCPLEEGQPGAAEATAAPNLEERIAQPSLTASPQTEEFFDLIASSQSRRLDDQRASVGSLPGLRITHNNLGHLRGDGDPQEPGDDFFNMLIKCQSSRIDDQRCPPPDVLPRGPTMPDEDFFSLIQRVQAKRMDEQRVDLAGSPEQDVGGPPEPRQQCQPGAS
- the GPSM1 gene encoding G-protein-signaling modulator 1 isoform X3; translated protein: MRNGGGAGIRSCLCSLDWLANPLLALVVLGGDEGWPQAAVAALEDDVWHMAPWLGYWDLKGSGIWSSTAAHGGSCCCHRLMPSSRCPEPWRMEASCLELALEGERLCKAGDFKAGVAFFEAAVQVGTEDLKTLSAIYSQLGNAYFYLKEYARALDYHRHDLLLARTIGDRMGEAKASGNLGNTLKVLGRFDEAVVCCQRHLDIAQEQGDKVGEARALYNIGNVYHAKGKQLSWNAAQDPGHLPPDVRETLRRASEFYERNLSLVKELGDRAAQGRAYGNLGNTHYLLGSFVEATTFHKERLAIAKEFGDKAAERRAYSNLGNAHIFLGRFDVAAEYYKKTLQLSRQLQDQAVEAQACYSLGNTYTLLQDYERAAEYHLRHLLIAQELADRVGEGRACWSLGNAYVSMGSPAQALTFAKKHLEISQEIGDRNGELTARMNVAQLQLALGRLTSPAAAEKPDLAGYEAQGARPKRTQRLSAETWDLLRLPLEREQNGDSHHSGDWRGPGRDLLPLPVRSRKYQEGPDTAERRPREGGHSPLDSADVRVQVPHTSVPRAPSADEECFFDLLSKFQSSRMDDQRCPLEEGQPGAAEATAAPNLEERIARPRPASGLTRSGPAAAQPSLTASPQTEEFFDLIASSQSRRLDDQRASVGSLPGLRITHNNLGHLRGDGDPQEPGDDFFNMLIKCQSSRIDDQRCPPPDVLPRGPTMPDEDFFSLIQRVQAKRMDEQRVDLAGSPEQDVGGPPEPRQQCQPGAS